CAAGCTTCCCACCAATTTTGTCTGCCCATATCCCCCCAACGATCTAACCAATAAAAATACACACATTATATTTGACAGAAAAATTAGTTATATCAGTagaaattttgggttgatCAAATCTAATCAAACCTGTGTTAGAAGGTAGCCCCAGAAAAAGGATGACTGGATCAAGCCAACTGTTGCACTGTTccaattaaattcttttgacATTGGGAGTATGGCAATACTCATGTTCACCTATAGAAATTTGTTTACACATTTAGCTCACAGTAAAGTGaattgatattatttatgacAGTATATTGAAGACAGATAGTAGAGAGCTATTGACATATTGAAGAGAAATTGTAAGGTTGCTCATTTTTAAGGATGCCATTTTTTCTGCAAACAGAAATGTATCGCGTGTTTTAATTGACTGACTACTATAGTCATTAGTCACCATCTAAACAGATCAAGCAAGCCTTTAAACACTAAAGTTAACAAATGACTTGGATTCAAGATAAGGGTCAATAGGAAGAGAAAGGAATAGTACTCACACGATCCATATTGCAGAGTAGAAAGGCGAAAAAACAAAGCATCACAATCACCCAGCGTTTGGGAAAACGATCCCACCAAGGTGATACTATCTGGTCATTGCCTTCGATAAAAAGTGCATCACCTGACCCCTCTGCCCATGCCAATGCATCCACATCTCCTTTCGTTATATCAAAGTCATTTGACTTGTAATGAGCAGAAGTTTGGTTGACCTTAACATGCCGAAAGTTTTGGCATTGCAGCCAACTAGGTCCACTCGTAAGAATGCAAGCTGCAGTACAGTGAGGATAACATCTGGATTTTCTTCTTGACCAACTGATGGTGCTTTGGACAAAAGGCAATCTTCGTCCAGCAGTTTTATCTGTACAAACTCCCGGTGGCTTCAAGATTTTCCCATCTTGGGTCATTGCATGAAGAAATGTGGAACATGAGATCTTAGGAGAACAACTACTTAATCTCAAACCATGTGACTTCCTAAAAAACATATTCgattttccatattgagctgCAAAAATTACTGAACGTTCTACTGCGGAGTGAGAAACTGTTCTCTCGATCTTGCACAGTTTTCCTGCAAACATAAGATCGGAAAATGAAATGAGTCTTCTTAACGGCCATTGAAAAGCTTCAAACTAAcattaaacaaagagagaaCTCATCACTATCAGGACTAGTGGtaattggttaaaaaaatgttaagaaCAGAAAAGTACAGCATAATCAGACTTTAACGCGAAGATTTAACAGACATTATTTTCGGAAAGGTAGTGAACAACGTCAGAACACTTCCTCCGTAAATAATCGATTAATTTAGGAACCTCAATAACAAGGTTGATGCAACCAAATATAGATAGACAATCAGAAAGTGCGAATAAATAGTAACATTTGtccaaaaaaacataaaatactCCTTTATTATCATATACAACAAAATTAGCCATGGATAACTTATATACTATGAAGCGCATCACCTCTGAAATTCAAAATGACTGAATTAAGAAGAActatctaaaagaaaaatatacagAAAACAAATTTTCGCAGAAAACGTTCTCAGTTAACAAATAAATTGCGCCGAAATTAAGCCTCGCTCCATTCCACTACATACGAATCACTTCCCGACGCCATTAACTCCAGATAAAACCTCGAGTAACCGAAATGCAGAAGAACATTACGGAACGAAAACGCAGGTACAACAGCAAACAAGTTTTCATTACAGAGTATACACAGGACGCATCAAGCAGGAAGCACAAGAAATTCAATATCGAATAAGAAGCATCCAAAATAAGACGAGAAGAACAGGATAATACCTGAACCAACAAAGGAACCGAAGTTCCGATTAGAAACCAAACTGCCGATGGCCATTTTGAACAGAAAAAAGCTCCACTAAGCGctcaaattcaagaaaaacacTGTTGTTGATGAAGAACAAAGCGCATGATTAAAGCTATGGCAAAAGATTATCGGTAAATCCGTCCCTCAGCTGTAGCTTGCAAGTTTTTCTGACGTTCTTCGAACTGTAGAAGATAAGCAGTTGCTTCTGATTTAGAGATTCATAATATCCCATtctctttctatttctatCTCTCCTCTCAACAAGCGGGAAGAATTTTGTTGTGAAGTGACAAAATTAAGGGATTGAGAGATGGACACGTGGCGGATCACCCTCCGCGTTATGGCGGGCCGTACTACTATATGAAAAGACGAAAATACCCTTACGCTAGAGACACTCTGTACAGTTTGACTCTTAAACGAATTCTCCTCTATCACGACTCATTTGTCAATTGccacctttcttttttttttatccaattttaaattatttcagcTTTTTTTTGATGTGACAATAAGTTTTAATTCAACGGCttcacaaattattttttataaattagttcaattttcatataaataatagCGGAACGGATtaattgtccactttgagcataaactctcctGACTTTActttggactttcccaaaaagcctcaaaCCAATAGAGATAATATTGTTCACTTGTAAATCCATGAGCTTTAGCCAATGTAAGACTCACTCACAataataatcctcaacaatcctcccctcgaacaaagtacattataagtcttcccttaatcgagacttgACTCTTTTCTTTGGAgtcatcgaacaaagtacaccatttgttcgacactttagtcacttttgactacaccttcaaggTTCACAATTCCtgtcccctcgaacaaagtacattataagcctccccttaattgaggtttgactcgactcctttctctagagttCTCGAAAAAGTACActatttgtttgacactttagtcacttttgactacaccttcaaggttcacaattctttgttcgatatttgagaattctattgttcgatatttgagaattctattatcatggctaagtttaagGGCATGTctatgataccatgttagaaatcacagatctctacaatggtaGTGGGCATAAAAGCGCTCTCAtagctttactttgggctttcccaagaAGTCTagtaatggagatagtatttcttttaaaaaatgttactCGGTTACTTAAATTGATTCACATACGAAAACTAGAgggtttaataataattttaaatgatataatCCCGGAGTAATTTATccttattttgttaaataaaatattgctaaaattggaattgaaaagaaaataaaaatataatatcaaaataaactcattttaaaagtgtaagaatcaaaatcaatgcatTGTTATATACAAATGGCACGCAGCTTCATGTTCTCTATATCACAAATATACAAACAGATGGCAACTTCAACGTATCCACATGAACTTATAGGCTATTaagaggaaaatgaaggaGAATGGGAGTGTTTCAGTTCCTTTGGAGCCATTCCTGTATAGCCGAACGAAGAGCACGGTTGGGGACGAGGTTGCGGTGCTCGAGCCTAAGATTCGTCATCGGCGAAGTATCATGTCCACTGTCTAGCCATCCTCTTGCCGCCTCTGCTTCGTACGTAAAACCATCTGCAGCCACATGTGGATCCAGCATGACTTCCTGTGGGAAAAAAACCAAGCCGAGATTGGAGACTTTCAGTTCGAAAAAACGAGTACAAGATCGAACCTCAAACGAGCAAAGATGTGGACTGTTACCTGAAAGATGGGACAGATAAAGTAAGGGGGAGGTTGCAAGTGTTCGGACGAACCGAGTTGGATGGACAATAGGCCTCCACAGGAAGCTCTCATTGGTCCAAGCACCCTCCAGACATCTGTAATGAGATCGGGGCGACTCTTTCGGTTCATATCACAACACCTCAAGGCCAATCGAGCGAGCTGTTCAGCCTGCACGAATGGCCAATCGCCCGCTAAAGGATCCAAAATGGATTTTAACTTTCCATTTCCCACTGCATATTGGACTTCCTTTGATATCCCTATTGCAGATCTACCAGTTAACAATCGTAACAGTATAATCCCGAACGAATAAACATCCGACTTCGTCGTTAGCTCTCCAGACGAAAGATAATCAGGATCCATGTAAGGAAAAGTTCCCTTGGGATTGTCAGTTCTCCAAACAAGTGTTTCATTGTCGTTCGGCGTTTCATCCCGAGACAATAAGCGACAAATTCCAAAGTCACTGAGCTTGCATACAAAGTTAGCATCAAGTAATACATTTGCAGGTTTCAAGTCACCATGAATGATGCTGTGGGGCTTACTTGAGTGAAGAAACATAATGGCCGAGCATAACTCAGTAGCGATGCGTATTCGTGTTTGCCAAGGTAAAGGTGGAGTATTGTTCTTGCAGCTGAGCTTATCCTCGAGGCTTCCGTTACAGAGGTATTCGTAGACGAGAACCCATGCTTCGGGACAAGCTCCAATGAGCGTGACAAGATTGGGATGTCTCATCTTACTTAAAACATTAACCTGATAATACCAAAAGAcagacaacaaaataaaaatccgaataaataaaaaatcacatcaatacaaattattcataccatttaaacaaaaaatgaagaaatatttaagaGAAATGATTCACCTCTTGTTGAAATTCAGAGGGGCCTTGAGAGCTATCAGAATGTAGGATTTTTATAGCCACCATGGTATGGCGCAAGAAGCCTTTATATATGCTCCCATATCCGCCTTCTCCGATCTTCAGGGAGGGATCGAAGTTTCTAGTAGCTTCCTCGATCTCCCGAAACGGAAACTCCGTAAAGAACTGCGGAAGGATCGTGCCTGCGAGTTGATTTTTTCTAAGCTCCTCTGCTTCCGTAAGTGCATTGTCGCGTTGAATCTGCAACTCCTCTCGCTCTCTTTTGTAactttgtaacaattcaacaGCAGAAAGAATCCTTTGCTCCAACTCCTTCACCGTCAGATCAGATTCCAAAAGTTCTCTCTCAAGGCTTGCCTTCTGATCTTGGGCTATCCGGAGCTCTTCCATCTCTTCATTTAGTTGCTTCTTTATGCTTTCAAGTTTAGCCTTTTCTCTTGCTAGTTCTTGTTCAACCTCCTTCCTTTGTTTCAGTTCTTCAGCATATAACCCTTCTGCAGCTTTAACCTATATGATTATCATGCAAAACCTAAATATGTTAGGATTGTACCGATTTCGTAGACTAGCATAACACGTTTGAAACGATAAAATACACTTCCAAAGGAAAACAGTAGGCCCCACTCTTTGCATTATACTCGTAATCCCAAGAATGAACAAAAACTTAGATCGTTGAGTTTGCATGATGAACTCCAAATATATAAAGTCAACGTCTCAAGTGTATTTGATGACATGATGGAGAATACTGGGCAGAAATGTGTCTAATGCATTAAAAGCGAAAGCATTTTTGTCTTTAAAGTATCGAAATCGTTATGAACATGTAATCATAAATCAACTTCAAAACTCGAAACATAAATGTTTTTAGGCAATATATCAATCTCACCTTGCATAGAGCATTAACGGCCTCTTTCTCATATTTTCTACGCGCAATTGCCTCTAAAAATGCGTCGCGCCTTGCGTTTGTAGCCTCCATCATCACCCGTTCATATTGATTGTAAAGGTAAGCACTGGTTTTCCCATCCTGCTAAAATTGGAGTAAATTCGGTTTGGATCGTAGAggatatataatattaaacatGCATCGCCAAGTAAAGAGTCAAGCTCGGATCGGTTTTCATCATGAAGATATATGGTGCCTGGAAATTATTGCCAGCACATTGCATTCAgaagaattaaattacatGTATACTTAAAGTTCAAGAAATATAGTTACCTCCAGCCCATTTTCACATAACTCGACCCTGGAAAGTGGAGAAGGAGCCATGTCGATCACGCCACGAGGAGAGCGTAAGGAATTTTCTGACCTTTCATATGGACTTCTCCTTTCCAATAAACTCAATTCATCAAAAGTCTCATTAACGTCCAAGCTTCTTGCAGTTCGATCCCCGTtcataatatttggagaagGGGAAGGATCTACTATGCTTTCTCTAAAATGGTCAACAAGCAATGATCTCCCTCTAAAACGTAAATCCGAAGATGGACTCCCGACTTCCCTGCTGTTAACCTGCTCCAATGGACGTGACTGAGATCTGCATTGGGAAATTTCCGGGGCCTCATCGTCTGGACTTGTTTGTGGCGATGTAACTGTAGCTTCTACTTGAGCTCCATCCGATCTACCCTCCCTGGTACTCGCATCAATCAGATTACCAAGTCTAAGATAACAAACTTCAAGATAGACTCTGTGAAGCAAACTCCCAAGCAATTTCatgcaaaatattttgataaaaacaTCAACCATACCGTGGGAATAAGAACGATCGATGTAGTTATGGGTAAAAACATGCATATTAGTAGGTCCAATAAGCTAAGTAAATCTGCAAAACACTAAGCAGCAATTAACCTGGTGCAGATGAGGTTCCCCTTGCAGATAAACTCAATGTGACAAGAAGCAAGTGCCTGTGAGCGCACATAAAAGGCTTTCTTAGACTTCAGATCCACCATTCTCCTAAAATATTCATCATTATGTTAgcaatattaatttaaatgttaacaATAGCaaccaaaacaacaaaaaatcaaaacttcaaaagaaTTGCAGTTAATAAGCTCGCATTTCTATAATCAACTAAAGCCATCACCAGCCAACCTGAACGACGATCGCAATGGGTGAAACACTCTTCACATATGCATACACACACAAACACGTATATATGCATGCATAAAATTCTTCAGTGTATGTAGCTGAAACACGCTTTACAATTTCTATATCATTTGTTATACATGCCTAAACTCTTCAGCACACGTTGGTGAAACGCTCTTTATATAAGTGATACAAAAGATTCTTCTCAATGCGTTCTTtgcataaaaattatatttaactATTTAGCCTTAACATATCCGTACCCGCAGCAGCAGCAAAACTCGCATAATGTAAAGATAAATCTAGGGCCGTAATATGGTGCTCGTGTCACTGTTAACGAcctccaacaaaaaaaaagttacagtTGGAGATCTATATGGGTGTATATCAATATGAAAATGGCTATGAATAGATTTGCACCTCGAATAGCACTTGTCTACAGCTGCTCCCATAACAAGCTTTTTAATACCGTGCAGGGAAATCATATCAACTATTCCCTTTTCGATACTCTCAGCTTCAGCACATAATCTTTCAGCTTGAACCTGTATAATTTTACATTAAGAACATAGTAAGGAgctatagaaataaaaaaaaattagtgacGCAGAAAAAGCTAGTGATGAAacatgtaacagcccaagcccaagcccaagcccaagcccaccgctagtaaatattgtccgctttgacccgttatgtatcgtcgtcgacctcacggttttaaaacgtgtatatTAGGAATGTTACGTCGTcgacccttataaggaatgttacgttcccctctccaactgatgtgagatctcacaatccaccctccttgggggtGGCgtctgttgaggattattgggagtgagtcccacattggttaatttagtggaagatcatgggtttataagtgaggaatactatctccattggtatgaggccttttggggaagcccaaagcaaagccatgagagcttatgctcaaagtggacaatatcaataccattgtggagagtcgtgattcctaacagcgtcctcactggcacaccgcccggtgtatggctctaataccatttgtaacagctcaaaagcccaccactagcagatattgtccgcttttgcccattatgtatcggtcctcactggcacaccgcccggtgtatggctctaataccatttgtaacagctcaaaagcccaccactagcagatattgtccgcttttgcccattatgtatcggtcctcactggcacaccgcccggtgtatggctctaataccatttgtaacagctcaaaagcccaccactagcagatattgtccgcttttgcccattatgtatcggtcctcactggcacaccgcccggtgtatggctctaataccatttgtaacagctcaaaagcccaccactagcagatattgtccgcttttgcccattatgtatcgccgtcaacctcgcagttttaaaatgcctctaatagggagaggtttccacacccttataaagaatgtttcgttcccttctccaaccgatgtggaatctcacaaaacATGAGGttgaatatcatttttaataacCCATTTTCCAAACTAAAGAAAATCtaactaaatatataaaaataggccaataagaaaattaaactgaAGTATGCATACCCCTTCTTGAAGACAGTGCAGAATATACTCATTCATGATCCTCCGCAAATTTTGCTTCTCGAACTCATGATATGCTCTCACTTCCTCTTTCTGCAATGAGTTCGCTGGAAATTTGGTTCCCACTGGACAAGGAAAACGAGTTTAATAATCGACATAGAACAAGCAAAATCAAAAGTCAAATTACTCATAAACATAGCCTTACTTAATGGAATCATCTGTGCAGGGACATGAACATGGAGGAGGAAAATCTTCTTCCCATGTGAAGATTTTAGTGCATACCTCAAAACTGATAAGCATTCTTTCACATCTTTCCCAACAGCAACACAAATTACATCTTCACTAATAGCTCTTACTGGCTCTTCTACAATCTCTCTGCGTGAGCTGATCATAATTGGTGAAGCTTCAGCATAATTAATTGGACCAGCTCGACAACCGCCATGACAAGAAACTCTAGGAAACTGAATCTTCAAAACTCCTATGAACTAAACCCAAGAATATTCCTCCAACGTTTTGCCTCTCTGAATCTATGCCGGTTCAACTAGTAAATGGATCCCCCACGCCCAAATGCCtcagttgaaagaaaaatggtagAAGAAAGTGGGGAATCCTAATCAGATGAAGTTACATACAACgaaccttctttttttcttctcaaaccCCTCCCTCTCTTCGTCTCTggctctctctatctctctctctcaccaATTTCATGATGCTCATGAACAATATGAACTCAACCATCATAAACAAAGCGACAGTACAGCAAACTGAGTGCGATTTCAGATAAACAAACTCAGTAAGACtggaaaatcaagaaattaacCCAAAAAATGACTCAAAAGTCAAAACACGAATAGAAATGAACAGATTATGAATTAGAAAAGGGGAAAATCCCTTTCAGATATGTGCTGACAATTGTGATCTATCCTAATAGCAGttcggtaaaaaaaaaaaaaaaaaataggtcGTTTGTCTTTGGCGCCAATGAATCCGCGATAAGAACAAAGAGAATGGTGCTCTCGCATTTACAATGCAATGGAAAGCGAAAGCAAATGTTCATCCATTTTCTTACTCCACCGTTCTGCTTTGCCGCTTGTCGCGATTCGCCGATTCCTCGAACGCGAAAATTCCTGGAACTGACGGAGAGAGATCCTGcaaattttgtttgaagttCAAACAGGATGAATTTGGAAGCAGtctcccatttttttttcttttttcttttatagaaaaaatatcgctcaattctttatttataaaatattctctCTTGTTTGAAGGTTGCAGAACATCGTCACGTCGTTCTACGTCactttcattaatttttcatataacattctaatatttatattatttttgaaaatacgaatattttttataatttaatttttttaattactttatttgattaatttgcTCGAAAATTGGATGTATGAAAATAAGATGtctaaaaagtaattatagacctaaattaataataatatatttaattaatttttacaaataaaagtttaataagcCAGAAAACTActaatttactaaaattattaattatttaatttgttaattaatataataaaattagaaaagtttattttcaataattatagttaattacttattaactatttatattaatcattaattagttaattaatatagtaaaattataaaagtttattttcaataattatagcTAATTACTTATTAACTATTTatattaatcattaaaattattaattagttaattaatagtaaaattataaaagtttattttcaataattagaGCTAATTACTCATTaactatttatattaattattcaaattattaattagttaattaatatagtaaaattagaaaggtttattttcaataatgatAGCTAATTACTTATTaactatttatattaattatttatttattgagacTAATTTTGATGAgcttatttattgttattataacataactttaaaatataatttatcattcaagctaaatttattaataataataataaatttattattaataataataaatttattattaataacaataaactataattaattaaatttaattaaatatgctATTGTAGTATTTTATGCATGTcgtttaaattcattttttttattactaatttattatgattatatgctatttaaaatattttttattttcaaatatttgattattgtaccaatgattatattttaattatttaactttaattaaCGGAGTCTAAATctagaaattaataaatatattttttaattttattaaaaatataaaatttaattataaagtttaaggttgaattaaaaataaattttggagTCTAAATCTtagaaatgaataaatatatattttaattttattaaaaatataaaattgaagtttgaattaattatttaataagagttatttgtattttttaatataaattttaaattggattaataagtaattaaaaataaaaagaattaattaatttaatcatttgaCTTAAGCATGTTGACATGCTTTTAATTAGGAAACAAGACATTTGTTGGCTGCCACGTGGCATCTCATAACACAATTGCGGGCCACCGAATTTCGCATATTCGGATCCACAATTCCACGTCACTACCTTGATTTCACCGCCTGTTTTCCACCACAACGCGGAATCGTGAATTTCAACCccttaaaagaatatttaagttttaaatatatataNtttttttttttttttttttttttttttttttttaaatttcgatatatattatttatagaatatattttagatattatattttaatattctattttttataatttaactcgGATCAACTCAATCCGaattataagggttgggttgggttgagttagtATTTTGGGTAGGGTTtgattcatttttctgaacccgaattGAATCGGTTCGATTTCGGGTTCGTGGGCAAAACCTTCGAGTTGACCTgagcaaaataaaaatatataaaatatattaaaaattctttttgtattaattGGTTTTTGAGAGTGGTACTAAGGTTAGTTTAAGAATATTCATGCTCGAATTCGACGCtaggtaaatatatatttattttttcgggttgggttatTCACACCGGAATTGGTAAATACATAATACATATTTCTTTCAccgagttgagttgagttaccaatccaaccaacccgaaccaTGTACACCTCTAATAGCCGATGCTTTCTTATCCATTGACCAGATGAACATTTCATCAATCAATACAACTGTAATTGATGTAATTGAAGTAATAGCTGCTCAATCAGTATATCCTTCTACGTATAGAGCCTCGCGTTGAATTGTGAGACATACTCCATAAACGTTCCATTGCAGGAcacttaataataatttttattttataaataacctataatatatgaaaagaaatggatacacactatatttttttaaattggtcAAATTTTAAGACCATTGGGCTGATTTGAATGACCGGTCCAAATATGGCTCACGGTTCGGTTCATGGGTTAgtccaatttttaaaatggttattCGTATCCAATCTATTGGCTCGAGCCGGTCAAACTTTGACTTGCTATGCTTGGTTTTTGAGCATGGGCTGAATTTGGACCGGATTTTGGGCTTAGACCCGTTTATGAAGCTTTGTGAAGGAATATCTCTGCCGGTTGAAATGGGCCGCTAATTCGGCCCATAATCGGAATCACGTAAGAACTTTCCCGccattgtttttattgatttctCATTCGGAGTCTTGACAACTTCCAAGCTTGGAAATCATTCTCAGTTCTGTACTGCAAGCATAGCGATTATTGGTTGCGATTCGTGATCGTTCTTCTAGCTCTCAACCACGCCTGCAGTTCTGATCGAACAGTTGAAGAATCTTGGCTTCTTAGTTTTCACGCGGAGTTTTTCAATCAAATGCGGCTGAAGATAAACAAGGCCTGCGATCTCAGCTCTATATCTGTTCTTCCTCCTCAATCCAGGTATGCATctcttcttatttattttca
This portion of the Cucurbita pepo subsp. pepo cultivar mu-cu-16 chromosome LG08, ASM280686v2, whole genome shotgun sequence genome encodes:
- the LOC111799986 gene encoding U-box domain-containing protein 33-like isoform X2 is translated as MISSRREIVEEPVRAISEDVICVAVGKDVKECLSVLRYALKSSHGKKIFLLHVHVPAQMIPLMGTKFPANSLQKEEVRAYHEFEKQNLRRIMNEYILHCLQEGVQAERLCAEAESIEKGIVDMISLHGIKKLVMGAAVDKCYSRRMVDLKSKKAFYVRSQALASCHIEFICKGNLICTREGRSDGAQVEATVTSPQTSPDDEAPEISQCRSQSRPLEQVNSREVGSPSSDLRFRGRSLLVDHFRESIVDPSPSPNIMNGDRTARSLDVNETFDELSLLERRSPYERSENSLRSPRGVIDMAPSPLSRVELCENGLEDGKTSAYLYNQYERVMMEATNARRDAFLEAIARRKYEKEAVNALCKVKAAEGLYAEELKQRKEVEQELAREKAKLESIKKQLNEEMEELRIAQDQKASLERELLESDLTVKELEQRILSAVELLQSYKREREELQIQRDNALTEAEELRKNQLAGTILPQFFTEFPFREIEEATRNFDPSLKIGEGGYGSIYKGFLRHTMVAIKILHSDSSQGPSEFQQEVNVLSKMRHPNLVTLIGACPEAWVLVYEYLCNGSLEDKLSCKNNTPPLPWQTRIRIATELCSAIMFLHSSKPHSIIHGDLKPANVLLDANFVCKLSDFGICRLLSRDETPNDNETLVWRTDNPKGTFPYMDPDYLSSGELTTKSDVYSFGIILLRLLTGRSAIGISKEVQYAVGNGKLKSILDPLAGDWPFVQAEQLARLALRCCDMNRKSRPDLITDVWRVLGPMRASCGGLLSIQLGSSEHLQPPPYFICPIFQEVMLDPHVAADGFTYEAEAARGWLDSGHDTSPMTNLRLEHRNLVPNRALRSAIQEWLQRN
- the LOC111799986 gene encoding U-box domain-containing protein 33-like isoform X1; this translates as MISSRREIVEEPVRAISEDVICVAVGKDVKECLSVLRYALKSSHGKKIFLLHVHVPAQMIPLMGTKFPANSLQKEEVRAYHEFEKQNLRRIMNEYILHCLQEGVQAERLCAEAESIEKGIVDMISLHGIKKLVMGAAVDKCYSRRMVDLKSKKAFYVRSQALASCHIEFICKGNLICTREGRSDGAQVEATVTSPQTSPDDEAPEISQCRSQSRPLEQVNSREVGSPSSDLRFRGRSLLVDHFRESIVDPSPSPNIMNGDRTARSLDVNETFDELSLLERRSPYERSENSLRSPRGVIDMAPSPLSRVELCENGLEQDGKTSAYLYNQYERVMMEATNARRDAFLEAIARRKYEKEAVNALCKVKAAEGLYAEELKQRKEVEQELAREKAKLESIKKQLNEEMEELRIAQDQKASLERELLESDLTVKELEQRILSAVELLQSYKREREELQIQRDNALTEAEELRKNQLAGTILPQFFTEFPFREIEEATRNFDPSLKIGEGGYGSIYKGFLRHTMVAIKILHSDSSQGPSEFQQEVNVLSKMRHPNLVTLIGACPEAWVLVYEYLCNGSLEDKLSCKNNTPPLPWQTRIRIATELCSAIMFLHSSKPHSIIHGDLKPANVLLDANFVCKLSDFGICRLLSRDETPNDNETLVWRTDNPKGTFPYMDPDYLSSGELTTKSDVYSFGIILLRLLTGRSAIGISKEVQYAVGNGKLKSILDPLAGDWPFVQAEQLARLALRCCDMNRKSRPDLITDVWRVLGPMRASCGGLLSIQLGSSEHLQPPPYFICPIFQEVMLDPHVAADGFTYEAEAARGWLDSGHDTSPMTNLRLEHRNLVPNRALRSAIQEWLQRN